One window of Oryza brachyantha chromosome 12, ObraRS2, whole genome shotgun sequence genomic DNA carries:
- the LOC102700203 gene encoding auxilin-related protein 2-like — MDDFQGLLARDFGLRPQGKAAPMSAARAAASSGSAWSSSRSASASAAAAATAPPAPSYDDLFGAAAPSAPPPKGAGAPSPNLDDIFDSFKEPSAAAVPPKPKHSSMPVFDKPVYDDDIFDGVPGVKSSSARFDDVFGGNHAPPPAYDDLLGGFGSKPEVKEVQEEKRKPELAATSAGFDDLIPGFGGRVPMRSRETVGTKEKNVPMSKPTSMASDPFDVLGTTSTSKHTSSGIFTDPLDELGRPAKPQGKKHDNTADSGLCEDSSTFNQVPKSEPLFTSELNDDLKDRNGSTKDRDSSPAHNFSRKNTTQQPSVENFENIFPKSHSARYSDVHVDIGASGSEKYSGNGLDDQSPRSDESEDEIWLTVSEIPLFTQPTSAPPPSRTPPPLAVKQKPHGSQAKRKDDDYPRRSNQNYNHHRSSSNQAGVSSIDELEDFARGKSQRSAYDNADPFNEEEFEHSSSAAASAAAMKEAMDKAEAKFKHAKVVRERERDAKLRNREQQEQDDEVRFNTQDHEERERQERLEREREMRQREEKEREQRRFEEERELEKQRERERAARQAVERATKEARERAAAEARAKAEREARQRAERAAVQRAQQEARERAAVEARERAERAAAEAKDRAAAEAKEKAATQARDRAAAERAAVERAQQEARRRAERAAVERAASEVRERQAAEAQERQAAAVAAAAAREKQSKPDDLESFFGMGARANSAPKQRAPTVDPMFNSQTQNRGAATSASASMRKASSTTNIADDLSAIFGGAPTSSEEFQEIEGETEERRRARFDRHQRTRERAAKALAEKNERDMQVQREQAERHRISETMDFEIKRWAAGKEGNLRALLSTLQYVLWPECGWQPVSLTDLITAAAVKKVYRKATLCIHPDKVQQKGANLQQKYIAEKVFDLLKEAWNKFNSEELF, encoded by the exons ATGGACGATTTCCAGGGCCTCCTGGCCCGCGACTTTGGGCTCCGCCCGCAGGGGAAGGCCGCGCCCATGTCCgcggcccgcgccgccgcgtcctccgGATCCGCCTGGTCCAGCTCCAGATCCGCGtcggcgtccgccgccgccgccgccaccgccccgcccgcgccctcgtaCGATGACCTCTTCGGGGCCGCGGCGCCCTCCGCCCCGCCTCCCAAGGGCGCGGGCGCGCCCTCGCCCAACCTCGACGACATCTTTGACTCCTTCAAGgagccctccgccgccgcggtgccaCCCAAGCCGAAACACTCGTCCATGCCGGTGTTTGACAAGCCGGTCTATGATGATGACATCTTCGATGGGGTTCCTGGGGTGAAGAGCTCTTCGGCGCGGTTTGACGATGTGTTCGGAGGCAACCACGCGCCACCCCCTGCATACGACGATCTGCTCGGGGGATTTGGGAGCAAGCCGGAGGTGAAGGAGGTgcaggaggagaagaggaagcCTGAGCTGGCAGCTACATCGGCTGGGTTTGATGATTTGATCCCAGGGTTTGGCGGGAGGGTCCCGATGCGCTCCAG GGAGACTGTTGGAACTAAAGAGAAGAATGTGCCCATGTCTAAGCCAACAAGCATGGCAAGTGACCCATTTGATGTTCTTGGTACGACTTCAACCTCAAAGCATACGTCTTCAGGGATATTCACGGATCCCTTGGATGAACTGGGTAGGCCTGCAAAAcctcaaggaaaaaaacatgacaaTACCGCTGACAGTGGCCTATGTGAGGACTCGAGCACTTTCAATCAAGTCCCAAAATCAGAACCTTTGTTTACCTCAGAGTTGAATGATGATCTGAAAGATAGGAATGGCTCTACCAAAGACCGAGATTCAAGTCCTGCACACAATTTTTCCAGAAAAAATACAACCCAACAACCTTCTGTGGAAAACTTTGAAAATATCTTTCCTAAGTCACATTCTGCTCGATATTCTGATGTTCATGTTGACATTGGTGCCTCTGGTTCAGAGAAATACAGCGGGAATGGCCTGGATGACCAGTCTCCAAGATCTGATGAGTCTGAAGATGAGATCTGGCTTACAGTTTCTGAGATTCCCCTCTTCACACAGCCAACTAGTGCCCCACCACCTTCaagaacaccaccaccacttgcAGTTAAGCAAAAACCACATGGATCacaagcaaaaagaaaagatgatgaTTATCCACGGCGATCTAACCAGAATTACAATCATCACAGAAGCTCGTCAAATCAAGCTGGTGTTTCTTCAATAGATGAACTGGAAGATTTTGCCAGGGGCAAGTCTCAAAGGTCTGCCTATGACAATGCAGATCCTTTTAATGAGGAAGAATTTGAGCATAGTTCATCGGCAGCAGCATCTGCAGCTGCTATGAAGGAAGCAATGGATAAAGCTGAGGCAAAGTTCAAGCATGCCAAGGTTGTACGGGAAAGGGAACGTGATGCAAAACTCAGAAATAGAGAACAGCAGGAACAAGATGATGAAGTAAGGTTCAACACCCAGGAtcatgaagagagagagaggcaggAAAGACTAGaacgggagagagagatgagacaaagggaggaaaaggagagagagcaaAGACGATTTGAAGAGGAGAGGGAACTTGAGAaacaaagagaaagagagagggctGCTAGACAAGCTGTTGAAAGGGCTACAAAGGAAGCACGGGAAAGAGCAGCTGCAGAAGCTCGTGCAAAAGCAGAGAGGGAGGCACGCCAGCGTGCAGAGCGGGCTGCTGTTCAAAGAGCTCAGCAGGAAGCACGTGAGAGGGCTGCTGTAGAGGCCAGGGAACGGGCCGAGAGGGCGGCTGCTGAAGCGAAGGATAGGGCTGCTGCTGAAGCTAAGGAGAAGGCTGCAACTCAAGCCAGGGATAGGGCTGCAGCAGAAAGAGCTGCGGTGGAGAGAGCTCAGCAAGAAGCAAGGAGAAGAGCTGAAAGAGCAGCAGTAGAGAGGGCTGCTTCTGAGGTTCGGGAACGTCAAGCTGCTGAGGCTCAAGAAAGGCAGGCTGCAgctgtggcggcggcagcggcaagaGAAAAACAGAGTAAACCAGATGATCTTGAATCCTTCTTTGGTATGGGTGCTCGAGCCAATAGTGCACCAAAGCAAAGGGCTCCAACAGTG GACCCTATGTTTAATTCTCAAACTCAAAATAGAGGGGCAGCGACTTCTGCTTCAGCATCTATGCGAAAGGCATCCTCAACAACAAACATTGCTGATGACCTATCTGCAATATTTGGAGGAG CTCCCACATCATCTGAAGAATTTCAAGAAATTGAAGGAGAGACTGAAGAAAGAAGACGTGCTAGGTTTGACCGGCATCAAAGGACCCGCGAACGAGCG GCAAAAGCCCTGGCTGAAAAGAATGAACGGGATATGCAGGTTCAGAGGGAGCAGGCAGAAAGACAT AGAATTTCAGAAACAATGGACTTTGAGATTAAGCGATGGGCTGCTGGAAAAGAAGGCAATTTACGTGCATTGCTATCAACTCTGCAATAT GTACTTTGGCCAGAATGTGGATGGCAACCTGTATCCCTTACTGACTTGATTACTGCTGCTGCGGTTAAAAAAGTGTACAGAAAAGCAACATTGTGCATACATCCTGACAAGGTGCAGCAAAAGGGGGCAAATCTACAGCAGAAATATATTGCTGAGAAGGTGTTCGATCTCCTTAAG GAGGCATGGAACAAATTCAATTCTGAAGAACTCTTCTAA